One genomic segment of Erythrolamprus reginae isolate rEryReg1 chromosome 2, rEryReg1.hap1, whole genome shotgun sequence includes these proteins:
- the LOC139158824 gene encoding tigger transposable element-derived protein 1-like, with protein MEAALSLWVQDCRKKSIALDTNTIRTKAQQLYNRLEDTEEGDADEGNAASASASAPATFTASKGWFEKFQRRYGLKSVSLHGEAASADTGAAENFVQRTFKELIAEGGYLPEQVFNMDETGLFWKRMPSRTFLMQDEAKAPGFKAMKDRVTLIMCGNAAGFLLKPGLIYKSQNPRALKNRNKNALPVYWMHNAKAWITKPLTRDWFHQCFIPQVKDYLAGKGLDFKVLLLMDNAGGHDHLDHEHDGVQVEFLPPNTTSLIQPMDQGIIRAFKALYTRNSLGSIVEAMDADDNFTLKAYWRQYTIASCLKNIQNALTDMKTQTMNACWRKLWPEVVHDYKGFAPEEIQDAAVQNSVKLAQALGGEGFVDMTAEEVNGLLDEHGLPLTDKDLEELTRSASEEEEEAEAEQAEEEEDVGLTLERLAELNRATSNVQRMVELWDPNMTRSIQFNASLDNIFAPYRSMLAQKKKRRQQLPMTMFVTKTKRSVTPSPAASIVEMVIEEDP; from the exons aagactgccgcaaaaagagcattgctttggataccaacactatcaGAACCAaagcacaacaattgtacaaccgtcttgaagacacagaagaaggcgatgcagatgagggaaacgcag cctcagcctcagcctcagccccagccacattcacagcaagcaaagggtggtttgagaaatttcaacggcgctatggcctgaagagtgtgtcattgcacggagaagctgcctcagcagatacaggtgcagcagaaaactttgtccagcgcacgtttaaagagctaattgcagaagggggctaccttccagaacaggtgttcaacatggacgaaacaggcctgttctggaagaggatgccttcaaggactttcttgatgcaagatgaagccaaagcccctggctttaaggccatgaaagatcgagtgactttgatcatgtgtgggaatgcagcaggctttttgctgaagccagggctaatttataagtcacaaaatccaagagccctcaagaacagaaataagaatgcattgccagtgtactggatgcataatgctaaagcatggattacaaaacccctcacgcgggactggtttcatcagtgcttcatcccacaggtgaaggattatttggctggcaaaggactggatttcaaagtgcttctcctaatggacaatgctggcggccatgatcacctggaccatgaacatgatggggtgcaagttgaattcttgccaccaaacaccacatcgcttatccagccgatggatcaaggtattatccgtgcatttaaggcactgtacacgcgcaattctcttggaagcatcgtggaagcaatggatgctgatgacaacttcacattgaaggcctactggcgtcagtacacaattgcatcttgtctgaagaacattcagaatgccttgacagatatgaagacacagacaatgaatgcctgctggaggaaattgtggccagaagtggtgcatgattacaagggatttgctcccgaagaaatccaagatgctgcagtccagaactctgtgaagctggcacaggcactgggtggagaaggcttcgttgacatgacagcagaggaagtcaatggtttgcttgatgagcatggcctaccgctgacagacaaagatctggaggagctgaccaggtcagcgagtgaagaagaggaggaagcggaagctgaacaagctgaggaagaagaagatgttggcctaacgcttgagcggcttgcagaactgaacagagccacttcaaatgtacaacgcatggtggaactttgggatcccaacatgactcgctctatacagtttaacgcctcccttgacaacatctttgcaccatacagatccatgttagcccagaaaaagaaacggcgccaacaactgcccatgaccatgtttgtcacaaaaaccaagaggtctgtcacaccatcacctgcagcgtccattgtagaaatggtgatagaagaagatccctag